In Lacinutrix sp. Bg11-31, the DNA window TATTTCCTTTATGAAATTTAACACTATAAACATCTTTTACAATAGACCAATTAGGGAAACGTTTTGCAACAGCATCTCTAACGTCTTTAGGTAATTTTACATCTTCAAATCTTTCAATAGTTCTTATAACATCACCTTCTTTATTATAAGCAGCAACAATTTTGCCGTCTGGAATAAAAAAGGAAACAGAATAGTTGTCATATTCATCACTATAGAATTCAGCGTTTTTTATATCATATAATGCAACTTCCTTTTCTAGGGTTTTAACTCTGCTATCCGAGTCTGGTGAGTATGCGGCATTTAAATATTTGTAGCTTACAGATATTACTATTTCTTCCAATTCAATTGGATCTTGGGCATAAACTTGAGATGTTAATCCTAATGCGATTAAAATAAAAAGTACTTTTTTCATGATTGTATATTTATATGATTAATAAATCAAAATTAGACAAGACCATACTATTTCAAAATGATCAAGGTCATATACCCAATTTTTAATTTATTATGCATGCATAATAAATTATTGATTATATTTGTTGAAATAAATAAAAGATCATGCAAACCAAATTAACTCAACTCTTAAACATAAAACACCCAATAATTCAAGCACCAATGTTTTTGGTCTCTAACGTTGCTATGGTAACAGAAGCTATGAAAGGTGGAATAGCAGGTTGTATTCCAGCACTTAATTATAGAACACTAGATGAGTTAAGAGCTGTATTAAAAGAGCTTAAAGCTAATAAGGTTGAAGGTGGATCATTCGGTTTTAATTTAATAGTCAATAAATCTAACTTAAAATATAAAGGACAGTTAGAAGTGATTTGCGAAGAAGGTTGCGATTTTATTATCACCTCTTTAGGAAGTCCAGAAGAAACCATAAAACAAGCGCATAAAGCAGGTATAAAAGTATTTTGTGATGTTACTGATTTACGTTTTGCACAAAAAGTAGAACAATTAGGTGCAGATGCTGCAATTGCAGTAAATAGTGAAGCTGGTGGACACAGAGGAAATTTATCTCCAGAAGAATTAACAAATCAATTAAGCAAAGCTTTAAGCATTCCAGTAATTTCTGCAGGAGGAGTAGGTTGTAAAGCAGATATTGATAGAATGATAAGTTATGGAGCAGAAGGCGTAAGTGTTGGAAGCCCATTTATAGCATCTATAGAAGCAGGAGTAACAGATGAATACAAGCAAGCTTGTGTAGATTATGGTGCAGAAGATATTATCATGACACAGCGTATTTCTGGTACACCATGTACTGTGATTAATACGCCTTATGTTCAGAAAATTGGAACTAAAGAATCCTGGCTTGAAACGGTTTTAAATAAAAACAAGAAACTTAAAAAATGGGTTAAGATGGTTCGTTTTTCAATAGGAATGAAAGCTGCAGAAAATGCTGCGAAAACTGCAACTTATAAAACGGTTTGGGTTGCTGGACCTAGTATTGAACATACTAAAGCAATATTACCAGTAAAAGCAATTATAGATAAGTTGGTAAAAGAATAACAACTTAAAAATTAATTGTCTACTATAAATAGAAACCATTTAACCTGTAATAAATCAAGTATTTATTACAGGTTTTTCTTTGTAAAAATATAAGTAATTTCCTTTATAAAGGTATACCGTAGCCTTCTGTTTTATTTTTTAAACTACTGTATTAAAAGACTTTAAATAAAAATATAATTGGTCTTTTAATATTGAAGAAGAATTAGATAAAGTAAATTTCGATGCTATAGTTTTAACTAATAGTAATCAAGAAATTCTACTCTAGATGCATCAAAAAGGTGTAAACAATTGTTTAAAATAAACCAAAATATTGTTAGACGCTTACCAAACAAAATAGTTGCTTCTTATATTAATATATCTCAAGAAACTTTAAGTAGAATAAAATCTAAAATTTAATTTTAAACCGAAAAAGCACTAAAAGCTAACACTGTAAAAGGTTTATTTACTTTACTTTCTAAAAAAAATAGTCGAACTTCGTTTAACGTATAATATAAAACATTGAAACGATTTTATATCAACGAACCGTTAAACGAACCTTTGACCCGTCCTGAAATAAGGCTACATAATTTTAAACACTATGTTTGTCTTCAAAAGAGAACTATAATTTATATAAAAAATAACCTCTTAAGTTCTTCGGCTAATAACAAGTCTTTTAGAGAGAGAAAATCTCTAACAACACCATAAATAATTTATTGCGACTTCTAACCTACTAAAGAAGATTATCTTAGGTATTCTAACTTTTATCTACTTTATTTTCTAAAAAAATAGTCGAACTTCGTTTAACGTCTAATATAAAATATTGAAATGATTTTATATGAACGAAATATTGGGTGCAATTTGAAAAACCTAACTAAATAAAAATAAAATGTTTAGACATCAAGGTAAAAGCAGAACAATAAAACATAATCTGCAAATTGCCACAGTTTTGTCCTTTGTTGCTGGAATTGTTAATGTTACAGGATTTTTAGCTTTTAACCAGTTGACTACAAATGTAACTGGACATTTTGCTCTTTTTATTAGAGATGTTGCCAATTTTGAAGTTTGGAAGGGAACAATTTATTTCCTTTATATTTTTTCCTTTCTCTTTGGTTCTTTTTTGTCAAGTTTTCTAATTGAAAAATTTAAAGGAAATAGAAAACTTAATGTTTTTGTATTACCAACAATAATTGAATGCCTAATATTACTCTCAATTTCTATCATAAGTAATACTGGAGAAATAAAATATCCAGATTTAATAATTTGTTTACTACTCTTCTCTATGGGACTTCAAAATTCTTTTGTTTCAAAAATTTCAAATGCAATTGTAAGAACAACACATCTTACAGGATTGTTTACAGATTTAGGGATAGAATTATCGCAACTATTTTTTCCTAAAGCTCATCCGCATAGAGAAAAAATTAAGGAGACTATTAAACTGCGAATTTATATAATTTGCTTCTTTTTTCTTGGAGGACTAATAGGTGGATTTCTTTACTCAAGACTTGACTTGAAATTAAATACTCTAATTTTTGGAGCAGTAATTTTATTAATAAGCCTGTTTTACGACGATTTAAGATATAGATTAATAAGAACTAAAAGAAAATACAAACAAAGAAAAAAAATGGCACACGACAACGAGTATAATTAGTTACTGGTTCGTTTTCTTTTATTAATTTAAACCAAGCAAACTAACCATATATGAACACGTTAAACGAACCTTCATGATTTTTTTTCAAATTCTCGTTAAACCAAAAAAAGCATCAAACCAAACCATTAATAATATCCACATTAACCACATGTTTGCCTTCAAAAGGAATAATATTTACTTCCTTTCCAAATAATTCTTGAGCACGTTTAGTTTCGTAAGCAATACGTGTTTTGTTTAAATATTCATCTTCAGTACCATAAACCAAAGAGACTTTGCCTTTTAAAAGTTTAAAATCTTCGGCTATTAATTCCTTTGGTAAACCACCAGAATGCAATATTAGTTGAGAACATTGTAATTGTCTGTTTTTAATATAACGTGTTGCTACGCTAACACCTTGAGAATAGCCTAAAACAATAAGGTTTTTGCTTTCAGAGATTTGTTCTTCGGCTAAAATAGAATCAAAATAATTTACAATGTTTTGGGTTTCGGTTTGCGTATTTTCTTTAGTTAACCAGCAACCACCAACATGTTTAAAACCATCTTGATAATACAAACTAGGCGCTTGAGGTGAGATAATGTAATTTTCTTCGGCATTTAAGCCTTTAAAATATCTAATAAAATATTTACTTAAATAGCCTAAACCATGGCATACAAACCATACATTTTTAGTTTTATCTGTTAAAGTGTTTAAAGTAGAATAGGGTTTATTGGTGGTGTAAAATATTTCCTTTTGGGTAGATTGCATTGTTGCTATGTTTCGTATTTTTGAAGTTATAAAAATACAGTAAAAAGATGAATATTTCTAAAACAGAAATGCTAGCAAAAGCAAACGCTTCTAGTAAAAATACTTTAATGGAAACCTTAGACATTGAAATGGTAGATTTTGGTGAAAATTTTTTAGTAGCCAGAATGCCGGTAACACCAAGAGTACACCAACCAGATGGTGTATTGCATGGTGGAGCAACAGCAGCTTTGGCAGAAAGTGTTGGTAGTTTTGCTTCGCATATTTTTACAGACACAGATACTATGTTTGTACGTGGTTTAGAGATTACTGCAAACCATTTAAAAAGTGTAAAAGATGGTTTTGTTTATGCAAAAGCTACTTTTTTACATAAAGGTAGAACCACACAATTATTAGATATTAGGGTAACAGACGAAGCTAATAATTTAGTTTCTATTTGTAGATTGTCTACTATCTCATTACCAAAAAAGAAGTAATTTATGCAAACCGACGATTTTTTTGAAGCTGCTCAAGATTATTTTGATGATGCTCTGCCTTTTGTATTGTATCGTAAACCCAATGCTTCGATTGTTAAAGGAGTGTTTCAAGATAATGATACGGTTTACACTTCTAAAGACTTAACCGAAAGTGGTTTTGTTTTTTCTCCATTCGACTCTAAAAAGGAAACAGTTTTAATTCCTACAAACCAATCTTCTAGTGCGGAAACTAATGCTGTTATTCCTGCAAAGACAGGAAGCCATAAAGAGATAAAAATTTCAAACGAAGTAAAAGACTTTCACGTCTCACTTGTTTCAAAAGCAATAAATAGCATTAAAAATGGTGCCTTTAAAAAAGTAGTGATTTCTAGAGTAGAAGAGGTGAAACTTTCAGAAAGTAACCCTATAGAGCTCTTTAAACGCTTATTGGCACAATACAAAACTGCATTTGTATATTGTTGGTATCATCCAAAAATAGGACTTTGGCTTGGTGCAACTCCAGAAACATTACTTAGTGTTACTGGAAATAGGTTTACAACCATGTCTTTAGCAGGAACACAAGAGTTTAAAGGTGAAGAGAATCCAAAATGGGAAGCTAAAGAAACTGAAGAACAACAGCTAGTTACAGCTTATTTAGTAAGTAATTTAGAATCTTCTGTAAGTAGTTTAAATGTTGCCAATGTAGAAACTGTAAAAGCAGGGAGTTTACTGCATTTGCGGACACGAGTTTCTGGTGTTTTAAATAAAAATTTAAAAGAAGTTGTAGATATTTTACATCCAACACCTGCAGTTTGTGGTTTGCCCAAGGATGTTACAAAGGCATTTATTTTGGAAACAGAAAATTATAATCGTGAGTTTTATACGGGTTTTTTAGGTGAATTAAATATAGTCGAGAAAAAAACACGTAATACTAACAGGCGTAATGTCGAGAATAGTGCTTATGCTGCAATAAAAACGGTTTCTAATTTATTTGTAAACCTGCGTTGCATGCAATTAACAGATGTAAAAGCAAGTATTTACGTTGGAGGTGGTATTACAAAAGATTCTATTCCAGAAAATGAATGGCAAGAAACAGTAAATAAAACACAAACCATGAAAAAGGTGTTGTTTTAATGCGTATTAAAAGGCCGATTTTGTATTTTTACACCACAGATGAAGCACCCAAAAATACCACTCGCTCAAACCGTTATTCAGCTTTGTAAAGCTAAGAATATACAACATATAGTATTATCTCCAGGTAGTAGAAATGCACCTTTAACAATAGGTTTTACTCACGATCCTTTTTTTAAATGTTATAGTATTGTAGACGAGCGTTGTGCTGCGTTTTTTGCTATGGGAATTGCACAGCAAATTCAAGAACCAGTGGCTGTTGTTTGTACGTCTGGTAGTGCGCTTTTAAATTATTATCCAGCTGTTGCAGAGGCTTATTATAGTAATATTCCTTTAGTGGTTTTGAGTGCAGATAGACCAAAATATTTAGTAGGTATTGGTGATGGACAAACTATAAATCAAGAAGATGTTTATAAAAATCACATTTTGTATTCTGCTAATTTAAAGCAAGATTTAGATAAAGAAAATAAACTTAATAAAAACGAGTTGCCAATATTAAAAAGTATTGAGAACAAGTTAGAAAAGGATCTTGACTTGCAAAAAATAATACAGCAACATAATGAAGAACAGGTAAATAAGGCCATTAATATTTCGGTTTCACAAAAAGGACCTGTACATATTAATGTTCCGTTTAATGAGCCTTTGTATGATATGGTTGATGAACTAGT includes these proteins:
- a CDS encoding alpha/beta hydrolase, with the translated sequence MQSTQKEIFYTTNKPYSTLNTLTDKTKNVWFVCHGLGYLSKYFIRYFKGLNAEENYIISPQAPSLYYQDGFKHVGGCWLTKENTQTETQNIVNYFDSILAEEQISESKNLIVLGYSQGVSVATRYIKNRQLQCSQLILHSGGLPKELIAEDFKLLKGKVSLVYGTEDEYLNKTRIAYETKRAQELFGKEVNIIPFEGKHVVNVDIINGLV
- a CDS encoding nitronate monooxygenase family protein, whose protein sequence is MQTKLTQLLNIKHPIIQAPMFLVSNVAMVTEAMKGGIAGCIPALNYRTLDELRAVLKELKANKVEGGSFGFNLIVNKSNLKYKGQLEVICEEGCDFIITSLGSPEETIKQAHKAGIKVFCDVTDLRFAQKVEQLGADAAIAVNSEAGGHRGNLSPEELTNQLSKALSIPVISAGGVGCKADIDRMISYGAEGVSVGSPFIASIEAGVTDEYKQACVDYGAEDIIMTQRISGTPCTVINTPYVQKIGTKESWLETVLNKNKKLKKWVKMVRFSIGMKAAENAAKTATYKTVWVAGPSIEHTKAILPVKAIIDKLVKE
- a CDS encoding YoaK family protein, which codes for MFRHQGKSRTIKHNLQIATVLSFVAGIVNVTGFLAFNQLTTNVTGHFALFIRDVANFEVWKGTIYFLYIFSFLFGSFLSSFLIEKFKGNRKLNVFVLPTIIECLILLSISIISNTGEIKYPDLIICLLLFSMGLQNSFVSKISNAIVRTTHLTGLFTDLGIELSQLFFPKAHPHREKIKETIKLRIYIICFFFLGGLIGGFLYSRLDLKLNTLIFGAVILLISLFYDDLRYRLIRTKRKYKQRKKMAHDNEYN
- a CDS encoding chorismate-binding protein, producing MQTDDFFEAAQDYFDDALPFVLYRKPNASIVKGVFQDNDTVYTSKDLTESGFVFSPFDSKKETVLIPTNQSSSAETNAVIPAKTGSHKEIKISNEVKDFHVSLVSKAINSIKNGAFKKVVISRVEEVKLSESNPIELFKRLLAQYKTAFVYCWYHPKIGLWLGATPETLLSVTGNRFTTMSLAGTQEFKGEENPKWEAKETEEQQLVTAYLVSNLESSVSSLNVANVETVKAGSLLHLRTRVSGVLNKNLKEVVDILHPTPAVCGLPKDVTKAFILETENYNREFYTGFLGELNIVEKKTRNTNRRNVENSAYAAIKTVSNLFVNLRCMQLTDVKASIYVGGGITKDSIPENEWQETVNKTQTMKKVLF
- a CDS encoding nicotinate-nucleotide adenylyltransferase, which encodes MKKVLFILIALGLTSQVYAQDPIELEEIVISVSYKYLNAAYSPDSDSRVKTLEKEVALYDIKNAEFYSDEYDNYSVSFFIPDGKIVAAYNKEGDVIRTIERFEDVKLPKDVRDAVAKRFPNWSIVKDVYSVKFHKGNNVAKKQYKIKLKNGEEIVRVKTDEYGTFL
- a CDS encoding PaaI family thioesterase — encoded protein: MNISKTEMLAKANASSKNTLMETLDIEMVDFGENFLVARMPVTPRVHQPDGVLHGGATAALAESVGSFASHIFTDTDTMFVRGLEITANHLKSVKDGFVYAKATFLHKGRTTQLLDIRVTDEANNLVSICRLSTISLPKKK